A single window of Merismopedia glauca CCAP 1448/3 DNA harbors:
- a CDS encoding tetratricopeptide repeat protein → MNTANYSPAKPQKTINRRFKKIGLVALPLVAIALIAIPYFSQKSGNSPYRYPFEASSPGTNTVRLEKEIAFYQKKIAQDPESALNQAFLAGTYLKMARATGEASWYLLAENTAQQSLAKMPFDNEAAIATLARVALARHDFKQALNLVKPISKSENTLPVLVTANLALGELSEAKQAANALVNRIPSLGNLTLRGLVEVSTGEDEAALQDLQQAIALEEPEETGSSVWARTLLGRLYYKQGKLKEAEELYQESLRILPQYPPGLLNLAQLAIRQGRYEEAEKLYSQIYLTLQKSPTIYDHVVLRAMARVKDLQGKTQEAQALRNQAETRLRQDLTGFGHQRELAQLLLERGNPKDIQEAVSLMQTELKNRQDAETLDTWAWALGSAKRWQEAETAINTAIKSGVKDPSIFQRAATISQALGKQQAATNYLEKVKQTDPTFDRQAEQASGLGVGLSVLN, encoded by the coding sequence ATGAATACAGCTAATTATTCGCCAGCCAAACCCCAAAAAACTATTAATCGAAGGTTTAAGAAAATAGGTTTAGTTGCTTTACCACTAGTGGCGATCGCTCTTATCGCTATTCCTTATTTTAGTCAGAAATCAGGTAATAGTCCCTATCGTTACCCCTTTGAAGCTTCGTCACCTGGAACCAATACCGTTCGTTTAGAAAAAGAAATTGCTTTTTATCAAAAGAAAATCGCTCAAGATCCAGAAAGCGCTCTGAATCAAGCATTTTTAGCCGGAACATACCTGAAAATGGCACGGGCTACCGGAGAAGCGAGTTGGTATCTCTTAGCTGAGAATACAGCCCAGCAATCTTTAGCTAAAATGCCCTTTGATAATGAAGCAGCGATCGCAACTTTAGCACGAGTTGCGTTAGCCAGACATGACTTCAAACAAGCTCTAAATCTAGTTAAACCCATCTCCAAAAGTGAAAATACTCTTCCCGTGTTAGTGACAGCAAACCTAGCATTAGGTGAATTGAGTGAAGCTAAACAAGCAGCTAATGCCCTAGTTAACAGAATACCCAGTTTAGGTAACCTCACCCTGCGGGGATTGGTAGAAGTATCCACAGGTGAAGACGAAGCGGCGTTGCAAGATTTGCAACAAGCGATCGCTCTTGAAGAACCAGAGGAAACTGGTAGTTCGGTTTGGGCGAGAACCTTGCTAGGGAGGCTGTACTATAAACAAGGCAAACTGAAAGAAGCTGAGGAGCTATATCAAGAATCACTCCGTATTTTGCCCCAATATCCCCCAGGATTACTTAACTTAGCTCAATTAGCAATTCGTCAAGGACGCTACGAGGAAGCAGAAAAACTCTACTCCCAAATCTACCTCACCTTACAAAAATCCCCTACCATCTACGATCATGTAGTGCTGCGAGCGATGGCGCGGGTGAAAGATTTACAAGGTAAAACTCAAGAAGCCCAAGCCTTACGCAACCAAGCTGAAACTAGATTGCGTCAGGATTTAACTGGATTTGGACATCAGAGAGAATTAGCTCAATTGCTCTTAGAAAGAGGTAACCCCAAAGATATTCAAGAAGCGGTTTCCCTGATGCAAACAGAACTCAAAAACCGTCAAGATGCGGAAACTCTAGATACATGGGCGTGGGCTTTGGGGAGTGCTAAGCGCTGGCAAGAAGCAGAAACAGCCATTAATACTGCTATTAAATCTGGAGTCAAAGATCCATCAATTTTTCAACGCGCTGCTACTATTTCTCAAGCTTTAGGTAAACAGCAAGCCGCTACTAACTACCTAGAAAAAGTCAAACAAACAGATCCAACTTTCGATCGCCAAGCTGAACAAGCATCGGGTTTGGGTGTGGGATTGTCAGTATTGAATTAA
- a CDS encoding DUF4331 domain-containing protein, translated as MNPKKLLGFSLIALTLVSSVSFLPNALKASDHDDGEVDGKGRNLSLTDLYVFREKDQNPNASAQDLVFVMNTNPRSLPSQQYYFSSNAAYDFHVTQVTNKDATPTGANNVVLRFQFSAPDSFGRQKLSVSSIRNGAVTTTNQTIGGQPIYTTPLKKATTPTVNGINLGGSTLRVFAGLREDPFFFDVTRFFAVRATLLKKAGFINLPLPETTTFRSPQTAVDFAKDYNVNTIVVRVPRSFLQTGTNVTTFDVWETISVKQPNGSFQQFERLGRPAVNEGLIFTNDFLNAFNQIPPSQDLSPAAAPVRAEALKTLKALGNPDSRAIALANAFLPDVMRIDTTGPSGYANALNAKGSPIRGRKLLDDVVDITFSVLTNGAVTTDNVSYNGTPGNPAQGHDPLVPSFPYLALPN; from the coding sequence ATGAACCCCAAAAAGTTACTTGGATTTAGTTTGATCGCTCTAACTCTAGTCAGCAGCGTTTCATTTCTACCAAATGCCTTAAAAGCATCAGATCATGATGATGGAGAAGTAGATGGCAAAGGGCGAAATTTGAGTTTGACGGATTTGTATGTATTTAGGGAAAAAGATCAAAACCCCAATGCTTCAGCGCAAGACTTAGTTTTCGTGATGAATACCAATCCGCGATCGCTTCCTAGTCAACAATACTACTTCAGTAGCAATGCAGCATACGATTTTCACGTCACCCAAGTAACTAACAAAGATGCTACCCCCACAGGTGCTAACAATGTGGTTCTCCGCTTCCAATTTTCCGCCCCAGATAGTTTTGGTCGTCAGAAGTTATCAGTTAGTAGCATTCGTAACGGTGCTGTAACTACTACCAATCAAACAATTGGCGGACAACCAATTTATACCACACCATTAAAGAAAGCTACCACCCCCACCGTAAACGGTATCAATCTAGGTGGTTCTACTCTGAGGGTTTTTGCTGGATTGAGAGAAGATCCTTTCTTCTTTGACGTGACTCGCTTCTTTGCTGTACGCGCCACTCTATTAAAGAAAGCAGGTTTCATCAATCTTCCCTTACCTGAAACTACAACCTTCCGTTCCCCTCAAACAGCAGTTGACTTTGCTAAAGACTATAACGTTAATACCATAGTCGTCCGCGTCCCTCGTTCATTTTTGCAGACAGGAACTAATGTCACTACCTTTGATGTGTGGGAGACTATTTCTGTTAAACAACCAAATGGCTCTTTTCAACAGTTTGAACGATTGGGTAGACCAGCAGTTAACGAAGGCTTGATCTTTACTAACGATTTCCTCAACGCTTTCAACCAAATTCCTCCCAGCCAGGATTTAAGTCCAGCCGCAGCACCCGTCCGCGCTGAAGCCTTAAAAACCCTCAAAGCTCTAGGAAATCCTGATTCTCGCGCCATAGCTTTAGCTAACGCCTTCCTTCCAGATGTGATGCGGATTGATACTACAGGGCCTAGTGGTTATGCTAACGCTCTTAATGCTAAAGGTAGCCCAATTCGGGGGCGGAAACTGTTAGATGATGTAGTCGATATTACCTTCAGCGTCCTGACTAATGGCGCAGTTACGACTGATAATGTTTCCTATAATGGTACGCCAGGAAATCCCGCCCAAGGACACGATCCTCTAGTTCCTAGTTTCCCATATTTGGCTTTACCGAATTAA